Sequence from the Candidatus Omnitrophota bacterium genome:
GAGAACGACCGAAGAATGGTCCGGCGCGCATGTTACTATAGCCTCAACTTCATTGTTTCTACTTATTATCGGTAGTAACAAGAGGAGGTATAGAAAGCAAATCCGTCCCGCCTTCGGAAGAACCTTTAGTCATATGTACAGAACGAATATCGTCCAATGTGATGAAGCAGTCTGGGTCCGCATTTCTTGCGATACTCATAGCGCGTGAAACGTCTCTTCGCTTTGCCTGTACAAAGAGCAATTGGACATTACCATCACGACCGCTTCCATCAAAGACAGTCACACGGCAATCTTTTTCCCATAATTTTTGCGCAACAAGTTGTCCAGACTTGGAAAATATTCTGATAACTTGTTCGCCGATTTTTAAAATGCCTTCAATGGTCATACCAA
This genomic interval carries:
- a CDS encoding DUF5698 domain-containing protein, whose protein sequence is MPASSIVIALTIFIARVCDVGLGTIRHALIIRGQKHYVFIIAFFEALIWVYAVSRVMSSIQDPLTSFAFALGFATGTFVGMTIEGILKIGEQVIRIFSKSGQLVAQKLWEKDCRVTVFDGSGRDGNVQLLFVQAKRRDVSRAMSIARNADPDCFITLDDIRSVHMTKGSSEGGTDLLSIPPLVTTDNK